One stretch of Caloenas nicobarica isolate bCalNic1 chromosome 4, bCalNic1.hap1, whole genome shotgun sequence DNA includes these proteins:
- the LOC135988716 gene encoding nuclear factor of activated T-cells, cytoplasmic 4-like, translating to MEHKERQLPGCGGHRPAAPQKRRRDASSTRRLLNSAPGRCPTLGGSGCARRGGRAARSEARPQPPPPPHGTRPGRAGPYLARPVAESFPREGRGGSRSLSADATGSEREGGKGGGRPGDTALHECCSLSAENAGAPRGAFLCERERFEPLFHGERPVVEGHGWGITCWPAAWTLLGTDSHSDSRSITKKTSCRQFLLRGKSANWKYHFKSSPHYLQIKIRDNSLMITSYIVLIFKYLAITVIDCCGE from the exons ATGGAGCACAAAGAGAGA CAGCTGCCCGGCTGCGGGGGACACCGGCCCGCCGCCCCGCAGAAACGCCGGCGAGACGCCTCCTCAACTCGGCGCCTCCTCAACTCGGCGCCCGGGCGCTGCCCAACCCTGGGCGGGAGCGGCTGCGCCCGGCGCGGAGGCCGCGCCGCCAGGTCCGAGGCCCGTCCCCAACCGCCGCCACCCCCTCATGGCACCCGCCCCGGGAGGGCCGGCCCCTACCTGGCGCGGCCGGTGGCGGAAAGTTTCCCCAGGGAGGGGCGAGGCGGGTCCCGCTCCCTGTCTGCCGACGCGACCGGCTccgagagggagggagggaagggaggtggaCGCCCAG GTGATACTGCGCTGCATGAGTGCTGTTCCCTCTCAGCAGAAAATGCCGGTGCTCCACGGGGCGCGTTTCTCTGCGAGCGGGAGCGTTTCGAGCCCCTTTTCCACGGTGAGCGGCCTGTTGTGGAGGGGCACGGGTGGGGAATCACCTGCTGGCCAGCGGCCTGGACCCTCTTGGGCACTGACTCACACAGTGACTCGCGGTCAATAACGAAGAAAACTTCCTGCCGTCAATTCCTCCTACGTGGGAAATCTGCAAACTGGAAGTACCATTTTAAATCTAGTCCACATTACttacaaattaaaattagaGATAATTCCCTCATGATAACAAGCTACatagttcttatttttaaatacctcgCTATAACTGTGATAGACTGCTGTGGTGAATAG